In the genome of Arachis stenosperma cultivar V10309 chromosome 6, arast.V10309.gnm1.PFL2, whole genome shotgun sequence, the window CCTATATTGTGTTAGATTTTCAAACGGTTCTGAATCATTGGAGAAGAGTTTGACATCTGTAGCCATTGGTGTAGGTAATGGTTTAGAATTATGCATTCCCGCCTTTAGAAGCAACTCCTTTGTGTATCTGGCCTGAGAGAGCATCATGTCACCATGAGGGAGATAAGTTGCCTTTAAGCCTAAGAAATAGTTAAACCTACCAAGATCTTTCAGCGAAAAAACTCTGTTCAATTGAGATATCAATAGTTCAATTTCTTTTGAATTATTTCCCGTTACAATAATGTCATCTACATATACTAATAAATAGATTACATATGACTCATTATGTTTGATGAATAATGAAATGTCTGATTTTGTATTCTTAAAACCAAATTAGAACAAGGTATCTTCTAATGTCTTGAACCAAGCTCTAGGAACTTTTTTCAAGCCATAGATTGCTTTATTTAGTTTGCAAACTAAATGACTATTGGTACTAACATATCCTTGTGGTTGGACCATAAAGACATTCTCTTCCAATCTGCCATTCAAAAAAGTATTATCAAAGTCAAATTGTCTTAATGGCCGACCTAAGAAAATTGCAATAATTAGAATGACTCTCACTGTGGTTGGTCTAATAACTGGGGAATAGATTTGCTCGTAATCTATCCCCTCCTTTTGATGAAAACCTTTACCTACCAACCTTGCTTTATACCTGAGTATCTCACCATTTTGATTCTTTTTTATAGCAAAGACCTATTTACTTCTTATAATGGTTGAGTTTAGTGGTGGTTCAGTGAGAATCCAAGTATGACATCGCTATAATGCTTATATCTCTGCATCCATTGCCTGTTTTTAATGTAGACAGTTAAAGGCTTGATTGGCAGTAGTTGGAATATGATGTATAAGGCCAGTGGTTTGTGTGACAAATGCCTTAGGTTTACGGATGCCTGCCTTTGATCTGGTGATCATAGAATGAGTATTTAGAGGTGTAATGGGAGGTAAATTTATCTCAAAGTCAGTGATAGAAATGGGTGTGGGATGGTGTGATGGAGTTTGAGTTGGTAAGGGTTGAAGGGCAGTCTGAGCAAGAGTAGTGGATGGACTAGGTGATGCCAATGGAAGAGGAGAAGTTAGAGAACAAGGTTGCTGTGTAGAGAGTGAAAGTGATGAAGGATGATCAACTATAAATTTTGTCAATTCTGTAGTATCTGCAACAGTCTCTATAACAAATTGGATTGAGGAATCACAAAACATAGATTGATAAGGAAACAATTCTCAATAAAAGTTACATGTCTTGTAGGATATATCTTACCATTCTTATTCATACATTTGTAATTTTTGTGGGTAGAATCATAGTCAAAAAAGAGGCATAAGTCAGACTTATAATCaaatttatgtttattataaAGTCTTAAATAAGGAAAGCAAGCACATCCAAAAACTTTAAAGAAGGAAAAATCTGGTTTATGATGGAATAAAATTTCGTAAGGACTTTTATTGTCTAAAACTTATGTAGGCAATCTATTTATGATATAGACAGAGGTAACAAATGCATCTTCCCAAAATTGGAAGGGAAGAGATGCAGAAACAAGAAGGGACAGCCCCATTTTTATGATATGTCTGTGTTTCctttccacattttcttgttcatGATGTGTGTAGGGATACGACTGTCTATGGTAAATGCCCTGAGTGTTTAGAAAATTAACAAATGCTATAGATAGAAATTCACCTCCTTTATCAGTTTGTAAAGCCTTGATCTGATGTCCTATATGTTTTTTcataagttttttttataattttgaaaagCTAGTAAAGATTGagatttattttcaaataagaaGATAACTGTAAATTTAGGAAAAACCATCAACAAAGCGTGCATAGTATCTAAATCCATTTCTGAATTAACCGGGGCAGGTCACCAAAGATCAGCAAAAACACATTCTAATGGTTGATGATATGTAGTTTGAGTTTCATTAAAGTGAAGTCTATGCATTTTAGCCAATGGACAAATTTCACATATATTGTAAAGATGATCTAAAATTAAAGATAGGAATAAAACACTAATTCATTACTATATGAACTGTTTTCATTACACAGTgaccaataaaataaaaagaaaaaaagcataGTAAACTCAGCTCTATAAGAAAGAGCAGTGAtaagtttgaaagaaaaagaaaaattaaaacagagACAAAGACTTGTAATGAGAGTAATCAAGTTTCATTTCATTTCAAAATTATTCACTTGCTAAGCCAagtttactatatatatatatatatatatatatatatatatatatatatatatatatatatatatatatatatatatatatatatatatggctagTACTATTGAAACTcaagacttatcaagaaagacGCTAGTAACTAATCAAGAAAGACAGCAATGCAGTTTTACACACTGCTCTTGTACACTATTACTCTCTATCCTTAATATGATAAAGTAATACTAgggaaataaaaaatagtttaaatttactttatttaatatgtattaattataacaattattaataaatattaattaaaataaatttagactattttagtttatttttttattactttttaaacattgttgatttttttaattgacAACATAAATGCAattttttgtcatttaattttttttttggaaaaactcAAATActacataaaattaaaaattaaataataaaatatcacactgaaaaaaaaaattagaggaTATATCGCCATTAAAATCCATGGTACATCATTTTACTTTGAGCTTATTGATATTACAATATACTACACTAAGAcacatatttctaaatttgtTTTGATGACCCAAAAATTTGGCATTTGGTTTGTACTAACACTACTAGATACTAGATATAATAGCATATACTACATAGATTTATATGGGGGACTAAGATATGAATTAATGAGTAGGAAAAGCAGCAAGATGTCCAAGTTCATCAACTTCTTTGAACAATTGGTCAACCTTGTCCAACACTTGAGAGAGCAATAACACAAAGCTTGCAATTGCTAGAACTTCCTCATTATCAAGTGATGAAACCTTGGACATGGAGATTACAAGGCTTAGTTCTGCTTTTGCTGCTTTCAACTTTGTGGAAATGCTATTGCTATCATCATCCAATTTCCTCATTTCTTTAATGCTATCTCCAAGTTCTCTAAGAGCCCATGAAACCTTTGACCCAATTGCTTCCCATGATTCTAATTGGATTGAATGTGATTCCCTCAATAATGCCATGGCCtgtaatgtaaaaaaaaaaaaatcaaatagtTGTTCATTGAACCCAACATATGAGCccataaaaatatgaaaaaatattgaCTTCTTTAGTAACAggaactattttttttaaaaaaaaaaaatttagttccCTTTCACCCAAAAAGAAAGTTTTAGGTCCTTATAATTTGTAAAATAGTTGaaaaaaaatcacttttctttttggaaactaaaaataaatagactcttaaataaatattagatTCGCGACGAATTAATTCTTTACTTATCCAACGAGGAGATACTgtgaaaagaacaaaaatacTAAGCTAGATTTGCACATGTACCTTTTATATATACCTACCTGTTTTGATGCTTGGAGGCAATTTCCAACTGTAAGAAGAAATGCAGCAAGTTCTCGAAGAACTTGTCCAATCTTCAAGTACTTCTCCCAAGGGTACGAAAATCCGAATTTCCCATGCCAAGGTTCCCATTTTGCGAAATTTGCCTGCCCCCAGAAAAAAATTGTTAGGTGATCGATActtgttatatatttattctacagttagttttaattgttagagatataattatttatgttgttGATTCTTATTAATTTAAGTTTAGAGTTTTATATCGGAAAGATTTAGAACTTGattcttaataaattttaaaaataacataaaataaataaaaaaatatttatataaaaattaaagacaaaattttaagttttaaattataaattttaatcgTAAATCtataaaaagattaattaaCAGTGagtaattaaaaatttgtttacTTATTGTACTTACCAATAATTCATGTTTTGACTTGGAGTCCAAGACAGAATTACAAAGAGAGAATTTGTTATTAACAGCGGATGAtgattccttttctttttctttttgggtaACGAATTtggcatcttcctcttcttcttgttgttcgAGCAAGCAGCCTTGAATTGTGTTGGCAAGGTTGAAAAAGGTAGTTACAAGAGAATGATGGAGTTCGTCGCTGGCCCACAAGGGAAAAACGAAGATGTTGACACAAACACAGACTATGAAACCCATCACTATCGTTAAGAGACGCTGACGTGCTATTTCCCAAACAGGGTCTTCAACACGCACTCCAGACACCGCTACCAGGTTGAATGTGAGTATGAATATCATCACTCCATAGTCGTATCTTTTCTTTATGCTTGGAACCAGTCGAAAATATGTAGCAACTGATCCTGCACCCACCACACatacacaacaacaacaataattccTTATAACCATTCATgtgaaattgataattaaaagcgGTTAAATAAAGATTTAGTTAAATcagttaaattatttaatgatttttAGTTATCAAGAAATTAACTGTACCTGAATTTTCACTACGATAAAATTActtattcaaaaatttttgtgtatttttttttcaataataactatcaaactttatattttttttgttatagaAACTCTTGTATCATGTGTTATAAAATCATTTATTCTGATAACTGatattgataaaagaaagataaaaaatttacatataattatCCTCGTgtaaagttaataattaaaaactgttagatcataatttaattaaatttatcaaattatttgaCGATTATTAACTATtaactttatataaaaataactatatatGAATTATACGTGAGTATCTATTTTGGAAAAGGTAAAAATTCTAATGCAattattttcatattaaattgataattaaaatttattaaatttcaatttaattaaacaggtcaaattatttgataatttttaattattaattttacataaaaatactGTATGTGAATATCTAGTTAAAAATTCTACAATATATTGATATATAATCATACTTTAAATCTAAAAGAATtcttagataaaaaaaatagattttttttatgagtAGCTTCATCTCCACATGCATGCATGAGTTGCATATATTGATATATATAGTTAAAACTTACCGGAGACAAAAATAAGAATAGCGATGGTAATAGAGTTAGCAATCCCTCCAATGGTTTGGGCAAAAATTGCTGTTAGGACACCCATTGCACCTCCTAATATAGTTCCCAATCCACGGTTGATACCCTTTCCCAGTGTTGCTCCTTATCACAcaaacacattcattcattgtcATCTAATTTATTGCATTgcaaatactaattaattaataatatatatacctGGATAGAACTCAAAGGTGACAACAACAGTCATGATAGCCCACATTGCATTTTCTCCAACTTGATCAAAGAGAGGGTTCAAGAGGTAAAATAGTGACACCAAAACCAATGAAACTCCCACTTTGATGCTGTGGATTGTCTTCCTTGTGTCCAAATTCACATAGCAACAACAACTAGCAATGGGGACAAGAGATAACAACTTCACTACCCTACTCTTTTccttattactattattattctCACCAACACTCTCTTCTCCTCCATTCACAATAGATATTACATGATGAGTAGTAGTactagtagtagtagtagttgttgttgttgcttccatttttttgttcttattttcttttcttgtgtATTTTATGTAACTTTATATATCTCTTGTGGAGGATGAAGTTGGAGAGAGACCCATATTTATACCGTGCCGCCCTAGCTATATATGAGTGGAACCTGATGAAACAAGTACCAAATTAGTTAGTGGGATGCGTTGGCACTTTAATTTCCATACCTATATATTCAAAGACAAGACTTTAGAGGGTGAATATGAACTAAGTAGCACCCAATATGTATCTTAGTGCAAACCATATATACCTTCTTAGCTTCATTTGTTAACTATACAGATTGATTATTAGCCAGTGATCACCTTAGTGGAACACGTATGCACACACGACCAAATTAAATCCTACCTTAGCTTATTAATTAATGACCTATCTAGCTCTATGTTTATGTATGCTGATTTTCGTATACTATATGATCAACCAAGTCGATCGCCAAAATTATATACTTGCTACATAGTTGATAacatacataaatttttataaatatttgaattgaaaattttattgttaACATATACTGTTTTGCTTGAATAATTTTGGTTCGATTTCGAGACAATGTATCGACAAATcttaataataatcataaaattgaaagaacaaaattgaaataaatggaaattaaaataaaaataataaaaaaatccctAACATTCGCATTTTATTAAGCCATTATGGGAAGTTCTTGATAACTGAAAGAGATAATTAATGGGTCTCTTATCAtataaatttttcattttttcttttttttttcgatgtGAGACTAATTTTAT includes:
- the LOC130936125 gene encoding aluminum-activated malate transporter 2-like, translated to MEATTTTTTTTSTTTHHVISIVNGGEESVGENNNSNKEKSRVVKLLSLVPIASCCCYVNLDTRKTIHSIKVGVSLVLVSLFYLLNPLFDQVGENAMWAIMTVVVTFEFYPGATLGKGINRGLGTILGGAMGVLTAIFAQTIGGIANSITIAILIFVSGSVATYFRLVPSIKKRYDYGVMIFILTFNLVAVSGVRVEDPVWEIARQRLLTIVMGFIVCVCVNIFVFPLWASDELHHSLVTTFFNLANTIQGCLLEQQEEEEDAKFVTQKEKEKESSSAVNNKFSLCNSVLDSKSKHELLANFAKWEPWHGKFGFSYPWEKYLKIGQVLRELAAFLLTVGNCLQASKQAMALLRESHSIQLESWEAIGSKVSWALRELGDSIKEMRKLDDDSNSISTKLKAAKAELSLVISMSKVSSLDNEEVLAIASFVLLLSQVLDKVDQLFKEVDELGHLAAFPTH